One segment of Oncorhynchus masou masou isolate Uvic2021 unplaced genomic scaffold, UVic_Omas_1.1 unplaced_scaffold_1901, whole genome shotgun sequence DNA contains the following:
- the gys1 gene encoding glycogen [starch] synthase, muscle, whose translation MPLARSLSITSLSGLEEWDEEFDLEDAVLFEIAWEVANKVGGIYTVIQTKARLTAEEWGENYFLVGPYVESNVRTQVELIEPTNPALKRAIDKMNSSGCKVYFGRWLIEGSPYVVLIDVAFTAWNLDKWKKELWDNFSIGVPWFDREANDAVLFGFLTAWLLGEYAAQCEEPPHILAHFHEWLAGLGLALCRQRQLPVATIFTTHATLLGRYLCAGSVDFYNNLADFNVDKEAGDRQIYHRYCLERTAARCAHVFTTVSQITAVEAEHLLKRKPDIITPNGLNVKKFSAMHEFQNLHAQSKNRIQEFIRGHFYGHLDFNLDKCLFLFIAGRYEFSNKGADIFLEALARLNYLLRVNHSDVTVVAFFIMPARTNNFNVETLKGQAVRKQLWDTAQTVKERFGKKLYESLLVGQLPDVSKMLSKDDFTMMKRAIFATQRQCQPPICTHNMLEDSNDPILTCIRRIGLFNNSADRVKVIFHPEFLSSTSPLLPMDYEEFVRGCHLGVFPSYYEPWGYTPAECTVMGIPSISTNLSGFGCFMEEHIADPSAYGIYILDRRYRGVDESCNQLTSYLFQFCQQSRRARIIQRNRTERLSDLLDWRYLGRYYISARHMALAKAFPDTYFYQPHDSDTAQGFRYPRPASVPPSPSLSRHSSPRQSEAEEDDDRYDEDAEAEKDRLNIRQPLTLPSKKGPALPYTLPGANGERNGAASVKN comes from the exons ATGCCTCTGGCTCGCAGCCTGTCCATCACCTCCCTGTCGGGGTTGGAGGAGTGGGATGAGGAGTTTGACCTGGAGGACGCTGTCCTCTTCGAGATCGCATGGGAGGTGGCCAACAAAG TTGGTGGGATTTACACAGTGATCCAGACCAAAGCCCGTCTGACGGCAGAGGAATGGGGAGAAAACTATTTCCTGGTTGGTCCGTACGTGGAGAGTAACGTCCGTACCCAGGTGGAGCTGATTGAGCCCACCAACCCTGCCCTTAAGAGAGCCATAGACAAGATGAATTCCAGTGGATGTAAG gTGTACTTTGGTCGTTGGCTGATTGAGGGCAGTCCATACGTGGTGCTGATAGATGTGGCGTTCACTGCCTGGAACCTGGATAAGTGGAAAAAAGAGTTGTGGGACAACTTCTCTATCGGGGTGCCCTGGTTCGACCGCGAGGCCAACGACGCCGTCCTCTTTGGCTTCTTGACCGCCTGGTTACTAGGAGAG TATGCAGCGCAGTGTGAGGAGCCTCCCCATATCCTGGCCCATTTCCATGAGTGGCTGGCAGGCCTGGGCTTGGCGCTATGTAGACAGAGACAGTTGCCCGTGGCAACCATCTTCACCACCCACGCCACCCTGCTGGGACGCTACCTGTGTGCCGGCAGCGTGGACTTCTACAACAACCTCGCCGAT ttcaaCGTGGATAAGGAGGCGGGGGATAGACAGATCTACCATCGGTATTGTCTGGAGAGGACAGCGGCACGCTGCGCTCATGTCTTCACCACCGTCTCTCAGATCACAGCCGTTGAGGCGGAGCACCTGCTCAAgaggaaaccag ACATAATCACCCCTAACGGGCTGAACGTGAAGAAGTTCTCTGCCATGCATGAGTTCCAGAACCTGCACGCCCAGAGCAAGAACCGTATCCAGGAGTTCATCAGAGGTCACTTCTATGG GCACCTGGACTTCAACCTGGACAAGTGTCTGTTCCTGTTCATCGCTGGGAGGTATGAGTTCAGCAACAAAGGAGCTGATATCTTCTTGGAGGCTTTGGCCAGACTCAACTATCTACTGAga gtcaACCATAGTGATGTGACTGTCGTTGCGTTCTTCATCATGCCTGCGCGGACCAACAACTTCAACGTGGAGACGCTGAAAGGCCAAGCAGTCAGGAAGCAGCTCTG GGATACCGCTCAAACAGTGAAGGAACGCTTCGGAAAGAAACTATATGAATCACTGCTGGT TGGGCAGTTGCCGGACGTGTCCAAGATGCTGAGTAAGGACGACTTCACCATGATGAAGCGTGCCATCTTTGCCACCCAGAGGCAGTGCCAGCCTCCCATCTGTACCCACAACATGCTGGAGGACAGCAACGACCCCATCCTCACTTGCATTCGCCGCATCGGCCTGTTCAACAACTCGGCCGACCGCGTCAAG GTGATCTTCCACCCAGAGTTcctgtcctccacctctcccctcctgccGATGGATTATGAAGAGTTTGTAAGAGGCTGCCATCTTGGAGTGTTCCCCTCTTACTATGAACCATGGGGATATACACCAG ctgAGTGTACAGTCATGGGGATCCCCTCAATCTCCACCAACCTCTCTGGGTTTGGCTGCTTCATGGAGGAACACATAGCTGATCCCTCAGCATACG GAATCTACATCCTTGATCGACGGTACAGAGGGGTTGATGAGTCATGTAACCAGCTCACATCGTACCTGTTCCAGTTCTGTCAGCAGAGCCGGCGCGCCAGGATCATCCAGCGGAACCGAACCGAGCGCCTGAGTGACCTTCTGGACTGGAGATACCTGGGCAGG tattACATATCAGCTCGTCACATGGCCCTGGCTAAAGCCTTCCCAGATACCTACTTCTACCAACCTCATGACTCTGACACT GCCCAAGGTTTCCGTTACCCTAGACCGGCCTCTGTGCCCCCATCTCCGTCTCTGTCGCGCCACTCCTCCCCCCGCCAAAGCGAGGCGGAAGAAGATGATGACCGCTATGATGAAGATgcagaggcagagaaagaccGCTTGAACATCCGCCAGCCCTTGACCCTGCCTAGTAAAAAGGGTCCCGCCTTGCCTTACACCCTGCCAGGTGCCAATGGAGAGAGAAACGGAGCCGCCAGCGTGAAAAACtga